In Microbacterium esteraromaticum, the following proteins share a genomic window:
- a CDS encoding UvrD-helicase domain-containing protein, translating to MSALDTLDERQREAASVLRGPVVVLAGAGTGKTRVITHRIAHGVDTGAYSPQRVMAVTFTAKAAGELRGRLRALGVGGVAARTFHAAALKQLNFFWPTVAGDSAPSLIDNKVRMLGQAADAMRLRPSTATLRDIASEIEWRKVSMLSIEQYAELERPISGIRPDQLIELQTAYEALKDERRQLDFEDVLLACAGMLEAEPRVAAAVHEQYRHFTVDEFQDVSPLQNRLLELWLGDRRDICVVGDASQTIYSFAGAQQRYLLEFERRFTDATVVRLETNYRSKSPILTAANALMKGRPGALALTPADAPADADEAPTVTAYDSETDEAAGIAEAIVRRIAAGADPSDIAVLYRAHAQSAVLQQALAARGIATSVLGGTRFFDMPEVRQAVLALRGAAVAPTDAGFLPTVRDVLRGLGLTDEPPQAGGAQRDGWEARRAILRLAEEAPAGTTLRVFADDLMARAKDQHEPTLQTVTLSTLHAAKGLEWPHVLLAGWAEGSLPISYATSFENIDEERRLAYVGITRAARTLAVSWARSAGRGERSPSRFLAEIGTTARGTGILRDVAPTSRRAVRQG from the coding sequence GACGAGCGCCAGCGCGAGGCGGCGTCCGTGCTGCGCGGCCCCGTGGTCGTGCTGGCGGGTGCCGGCACGGGGAAGACGCGCGTCATCACCCACCGCATCGCTCACGGGGTCGACACCGGTGCGTACTCGCCGCAGCGCGTGATGGCCGTGACGTTCACCGCGAAGGCTGCGGGCGAGCTGCGCGGACGGCTCCGCGCCCTCGGTGTCGGCGGCGTCGCGGCCCGAACCTTCCACGCGGCGGCTCTCAAGCAGCTGAACTTCTTCTGGCCCACCGTCGCCGGCGACTCGGCGCCGTCGCTGATCGACAACAAGGTGCGAATGCTCGGGCAGGCGGCCGACGCGATGCGGCTGCGCCCCAGCACCGCAACGCTGCGCGACATCGCGTCGGAGATCGAGTGGCGCAAGGTCTCGATGCTCTCGATCGAGCAGTACGCCGAACTCGAGCGGCCGATCAGCGGCATCCGGCCGGATCAGCTGATCGAGCTGCAGACGGCATACGAGGCGCTGAAGGATGAGCGCCGTCAGCTGGATTTCGAGGATGTGCTGCTCGCGTGCGCCGGGATGCTCGAGGCGGAGCCGCGTGTCGCCGCAGCCGTTCACGAGCAGTACCGGCACTTCACCGTCGACGAGTTCCAGGACGTCTCTCCGCTGCAGAATCGCCTCCTCGAGCTCTGGCTCGGCGACCGGCGCGACATCTGCGTCGTCGGCGACGCGAGCCAGACTATCTACTCCTTCGCCGGCGCGCAGCAGCGCTACCTGCTCGAGTTCGAGCGCCGCTTCACCGATGCGACGGTCGTGCGGCTCGAGACCAACTACCGCTCGAAGAGCCCCATCCTCACCGCGGCCAACGCGCTGATGAAGGGGCGGCCCGGCGCGCTCGCGCTCACCCCCGCCGACGCTCCGGCCGACGCCGATGAGGCGCCGACGGTCACGGCCTATGACAGCGAGACCGACGAGGCGGCCGGCATCGCGGAGGCGATCGTGCGGCGCATCGCGGCCGGCGCCGATCCATCGGATATCGCGGTGCTCTATCGCGCGCACGCGCAGTCGGCGGTGCTGCAGCAGGCGCTCGCCGCACGCGGCATCGCGACCAGCGTGCTCGGCGGCACGCGCTTCTTCGACATGCCCGAGGTGCGTCAGGCCGTGCTCGCCCTGCGCGGGGCCGCCGTCGCACCGACGGACGCCGGGTTCCTGCCGACGGTGCGCGACGTGCTGCGCGGGCTCGGGCTCACCGACGAACCGCCGCAGGCAGGCGGAGCGCAGCGCGATGGGTGGGAGGCGCGTCGCGCCATCCTGCGCCTCGCCGAGGAGGCCCCGGCCGGTACGACCCTGCGCGTGTTCGCCGACGACCTCATGGCGCGGGCGAAGGACCAGCACGAGCCGACCCTGCAGACGGTGACGCTCTCGACGCTGCACGCGGCGAAGGGCCTGGAATGGCCGCACGTCCTGCTCGCCGGGTGGGCGGAAGGCTCCCTGCCGATCTCCTACGCCACGTCGTTCGAGAACATCGACGAGGAGCGCCGCCTCGCCTACGTCGGCATCACGCGAGCCGCGCGAACTCTTGCGGTGTCGTGGGCGCGTTCAGCGGGACGGGGGGAGCGGTCGCCGTCTCGCTTCCTGGCGGAGATCGGAACGACAGCTCGCGGCACGGGCATTCTCCGTGATGTCGCACCGACATCCAGGCGTGCCGTCCGTCAGGGCTGA
- a CDS encoding zinc-dependent metalloprotease encodes MTDDDRDPSDFEEMLRRMMSGGQVDPEALRDALSGMGGASIDPAQMSGFMSQLQGMFGGDPWQSARQQALHIANRDGMGIADGSRSSLADAFGLANLWLGEATTISELASPPQAMTRGEWVEKTLPVWKEIADPVSTSIADALTDALQTQVPPEMLGMVQGAGQLMRGLGGSLFAAQFGQVLGRLSLEVVSGGDVGIPVLPAGTAAVIPQNIADFGEGLEIPEDQIALYLAVRELAYARLYRHAKWLHLHVLSQITDFARGVTVDIEALEGLASRLDPSNPEELRAAIEGGALLPEQTETQREALARLENLIATIDGWVDVVTEEATARLPDGARLAEAARRRRAVGGPAEDALGALVGLKLRPRRLREASAMWRAVTDAVGIAARDALWDYPDIMPLASDIDDPSTLIARLEALQRGETPVADEFDEALARLLEGDGFDGDDSAPDGDGEGRPEGDRPV; translated from the coding sequence ATGACAGATGACGATCGGGATCCGTCCGACTTCGAGGAGATGCTCCGGCGCATGATGTCGGGCGGGCAGGTCGACCCCGAAGCGCTGCGCGACGCGCTGTCCGGCATGGGGGGCGCGTCTATCGACCCGGCGCAGATGTCGGGATTCATGTCGCAGCTGCAGGGCATGTTCGGCGGTGACCCGTGGCAGAGCGCGAGGCAGCAGGCGCTGCACATCGCGAACCGCGACGGCATGGGCATCGCTGACGGCTCCCGCAGCTCTCTGGCCGATGCCTTCGGCCTGGCCAACCTGTGGCTGGGCGAGGCGACGACGATCTCCGAGCTCGCCTCACCGCCCCAGGCGATGACGCGCGGCGAGTGGGTCGAGAAGACTCTGCCGGTCTGGAAGGAGATCGCTGATCCCGTCTCGACGTCGATCGCGGACGCCCTGACCGACGCCCTCCAGACCCAGGTGCCGCCCGAGATGCTGGGCATGGTGCAGGGAGCGGGTCAGCTGATGCGGGGACTGGGCGGCTCGCTCTTCGCGGCGCAGTTCGGCCAGGTGCTCGGCCGCCTGTCGCTCGAGGTCGTCTCCGGTGGCGACGTCGGCATCCCCGTGCTTCCCGCGGGGACGGCAGCCGTGATCCCGCAGAACATCGCCGACTTCGGCGAGGGACTCGAGATCCCCGAAGACCAGATCGCGCTGTATCTCGCGGTGCGCGAGCTGGCGTACGCCCGGCTCTACCGCCATGCGAAGTGGCTGCACCTGCACGTGCTGTCGCAGATCACGGACTTCGCCCGCGGAGTGACCGTCGACATCGAGGCACTGGAGGGACTCGCGTCCCGTCTCGACCCGTCGAACCCCGAAGAGCTGCGCGCCGCGATCGAGGGCGGCGCACTCCTTCCCGAGCAGACCGAGACGCAGCGCGAGGCCCTCGCGCGGCTTGAGAACCTCATCGCGACCATCGACGGCTGGGTCGACGTCGTCACCGAGGAGGCCACTGCTCGCCTGCCCGACGGCGCACGCCTGGCGGAGGCGGCTCGCCGCCGCCGTGCGGTGGGCGGTCCGGCAGAGGATGCCCTCGGCGCCCTCGTCGGGTTGAAGCTGCGTCCCCGTCGCCTCCGGGAGGCTTCGGCCATGTGGCGAGCGGTGACGGATGCGGTCGGCATCGCCGCCCGCGACGCCCTGTGGGACTACCCCGACATCATGCCGCTCGCATCCGACATCGACGACCCATCGACCCTGATCGCTCGGCTCGAGGCTCTCCAGCGCGGCGAGACGCCTGTGGCCGACGAGTTCGACGAGGCGCTGGCCCGCCTGCTCGAGGGCGATGGCTTCGACGGCGACGACTCCGCGCCAGACGGCGACGGAGAGGGGCGGCCCGAGGGCGACCGCCCGGTCTGA
- a CDS encoding PDZ domain-containing protein: MSSRPSNGTVTGVVALSVSLIALVALTFVPTPYVIQRPGPVYDTLGTARSADGAKVPLIEVNGAETYPTAGTLDLTTVQVVGNRERTPTWFELAMAWTDPTRAVVPIDTVFPQGVTSDERDERNAALMVDSQHEATAAALTELGYDVGATVRVVEAVDDSPAQGQLEADDLVLAIDGTAVDSATRLRDAIQKAEGAEVTLTIERDGEEKEVAVTPEESTDAAGGEVWLIGIVLTTDYDFPVDVRLQLDNVGGPSAGMMFALGIIDTLSPGELNGGEQIAGTGTIDAAGTVGPIGGIRQKLYGARDAGATVFLAPEDNCDEVVGHVPDGLEVFRTGTLQESLDILEVVAEGGDTSKLPVCTTKR, from the coding sequence GTGTCATCACGCCCCAGCAACGGCACGGTCACCGGCGTCGTCGCCCTCAGCGTCTCGCTGATCGCCCTCGTCGCCCTCACGTTCGTGCCGACGCCGTACGTCATCCAGCGACCTGGTCCCGTCTACGACACACTCGGCACCGCTCGCAGCGCAGACGGGGCGAAGGTGCCGCTGATCGAGGTGAACGGCGCCGAGACGTACCCCACAGCCGGAACGCTCGACCTCACCACCGTGCAGGTCGTGGGCAACCGCGAGCGCACTCCCACCTGGTTCGAGCTCGCCATGGCGTGGACGGACCCGACTCGGGCTGTCGTGCCCATCGACACCGTCTTTCCCCAGGGCGTCACCTCCGATGAGCGAGACGAGCGCAACGCGGCGCTGATGGTCGATTCGCAGCACGAGGCGACCGCAGCCGCTCTCACCGAGCTCGGCTACGACGTCGGGGCCACGGTGCGCGTCGTCGAGGCTGTCGACGACAGCCCAGCCCAGGGCCAGCTGGAGGCCGACGACCTCGTCCTGGCGATCGACGGCACCGCAGTGGATTCGGCCACTCGTCTGCGCGACGCCATCCAGAAGGCCGAGGGCGCCGAGGTCACCCTGACGATCGAGCGCGACGGTGAGGAGAAGGAGGTCGCCGTCACTCCCGAGGAGTCGACCGACGCGGCGGGCGGGGAGGTGTGGCTGATCGGCATCGTGCTGACCACCGACTACGACTTCCCCGTCGACGTGCGCCTGCAGCTCGACAACGTCGGCGGTCCGAGTGCGGGGATGATGTTCGCGCTCGGGATCATCGACACCCTCAGCCCCGGCGAGCTCAACGGAGGCGAGCAGATCGCCGGCACCGGCACCATCGACGCAGCGGGCACAGTGGGGCCGATCGGCGGCATCCGACAGAAGCTGTACGGGGCCCGCGACGCGGGAGCCACCGTGTTCCTCGCCCCGGAGGACAACTGCGACGAGGTCGTCGGGCATGTGCCGGACGGGCTCGAGGTCTTCCGCACAGGAACGCTGCAGGAGTCGCTCGACATCCTCGAGGTGGTGGCCGAGGGCGGCGACACGTCGAAGCTCCCGGTCTGCACGACGAAGCGCTGA
- a CDS encoding UPF0182 family protein gives MTSTSAPQPATPSTSRRILAISVAIIAALIAAFFVFSSLYTEFLWFDQLEFSSVLTTQWIATATMFAVGFLGMALPIFLCIQLAYRLRPVYVRLSSQLDRYQEVIEPLRRLAMWGMPVFFGVFAGFAAAGNWKTAWLWANGVTTDTLDPQFGVDTGFYLFAMPFYSALLAFASAVLLLCLVITALVSYLYGSVRIGQRELRISKPARIQLAVLAGLYLAVQAVSLWLDRYLTLVQPEGRITGAAYTGANATIPGLAILSIIAAVVAVLFLVTAVIGRWRFPLVATALFVVASLVVGIGYPWVVTTFQVKPNENAYQAEFYDRSIESTKEAYGVADMEVTPFAAATDTEPGQLREDAETTASVRIMDPAIISPTVRQLQQYRSYYQFAPELDVDRYEIDGKSQDTVVSVRDLDMTKLGGGDSWNNRAAVYTHGYGLVALAGNQRTSDGEPVFLEQGIPSSGFLTDSEKFQPRVYFGESSPEYSIVGAPKGTEPVEIDYPRGQDGASDTKTTFEGDGGPRIGNTFVKLLYAMKFQSEQILFSNLVNPESQILYDRDPKTRVGKVAPYLTLDNDPYPSVVDGRIVWIVDGFTTSATYPYSKTVSLKDAIADSRTPASVVSFDNINYIRNSVKATVDAYDGSVKLYAWDAEDPILKAWQKVYPSTVEPISEMSGDLMSHVRYPTDLFKVQRDVLGVYHIDDARSFAQEDNRWQTPDDPRAKDRLQPPYYLSMKMPGQEEPRFSMFSTFIPASAQGDTREVLMGYLAVDSDAGNKKGVKAEGYGKMRLLEIDTNTTVPGPGQVQNTFDSDTEIANKLNVLTLGKSDVKYGNLLTLPVGGGLLYVQPIFVQSSEGTKLPNLRKVLVAFGDRVAFEDTLTEALDVLFGGDAGASGGDGDVEPTDPETPADPDAPADPDEGGTPPTGEAATALEEARAALSAREAALKSGDLEKFAAEDKKLTAAIEKLLALEDEAAKE, from the coding sequence GTGACCTCGACCTCCGCGCCGCAGCCGGCCACACCCAGCACCTCACGTCGGATCCTCGCGATCTCGGTGGCGATCATCGCCGCCCTCATCGCGGCGTTCTTCGTGTTCTCCTCCCTCTACACCGAGTTTCTCTGGTTCGACCAGCTCGAATTCTCCTCGGTGCTGACGACCCAGTGGATCGCCACAGCCACGATGTTCGCCGTGGGGTTCCTCGGCATGGCGCTGCCGATCTTCCTCTGCATCCAGCTCGCGTACCGGCTGCGTCCGGTCTACGTGCGGCTGAGCTCGCAGCTCGATCGCTACCAGGAGGTCATCGAGCCCCTGCGTCGTCTGGCGATGTGGGGGATGCCGGTGTTCTTCGGCGTCTTCGCCGGCTTCGCCGCCGCCGGCAACTGGAAGACCGCCTGGCTGTGGGCGAACGGTGTCACCACCGACACGCTCGATCCGCAGTTCGGCGTCGACACCGGTTTCTATCTCTTCGCGATGCCGTTCTACTCTGCGCTGCTGGCGTTCGCCTCGGCGGTGCTGCTGCTCTGCCTCGTGATCACGGCGCTGGTCTCGTACCTGTACGGCTCGGTGCGCATCGGTCAGCGCGAGCTCCGGATCTCGAAGCCCGCCCGCATCCAGCTCGCGGTGCTGGCAGGTCTCTACCTCGCGGTGCAGGCGGTCAGCCTGTGGCTCGACCGGTACCTGACCCTCGTGCAGCCGGAGGGTCGCATCACCGGTGCGGCGTACACCGGTGCGAATGCGACCATTCCCGGTCTCGCGATCCTGTCGATCATCGCGGCCGTGGTCGCGGTGCTCTTCCTGGTGACGGCCGTCATCGGCCGCTGGCGCTTCCCGCTCGTGGCCACCGCCCTGTTCGTCGTCGCCTCGCTCGTCGTCGGCATCGGCTACCCGTGGGTGGTCACCACCTTCCAGGTGAAGCCGAACGAGAACGCCTATCAGGCAGAGTTCTACGATCGAAGCATCGAGAGCACGAAGGAGGCGTACGGGGTCGCCGACATGGAGGTCACGCCGTTCGCCGCCGCGACCGACACCGAGCCAGGCCAGCTGCGCGAGGACGCCGAGACCACGGCATCCGTCCGCATCATGGACCCCGCCATCATCAGCCCCACCGTTCGGCAGCTGCAGCAGTACCGCTCGTACTACCAGTTCGCACCCGAGCTCGATGTCGACCGCTACGAGATCGACGGCAAGTCGCAGGACACCGTCGTCTCGGTGCGAGACCTCGACATGACCAAGCTCGGTGGCGGCGACAGCTGGAACAACCGCGCCGCGGTGTACACCCACGGCTACGGTCTGGTGGCTCTGGCCGGAAACCAGCGCACCAGCGACGGCGAGCCCGTGTTCCTCGAGCAGGGCATCCCGTCGTCGGGATTCCTCACCGACAGCGAGAAGTTCCAGCCGCGCGTGTACTTCGGCGAGTCGTCGCCCGAGTACTCGATCGTCGGCGCACCGAAGGGCACTGAGCCCGTCGAGATCGACTACCCGCGCGGTCAGGACGGCGCGAGCGACACGAAGACGACCTTCGAGGGCGATGGCGGTCCGCGCATCGGCAACACCTTCGTCAAGCTGCTCTACGCGATGAAGTTCCAGTCGGAGCAGATCCTGTTCTCGAACCTGGTCAACCCCGAGTCGCAGATCCTCTACGACCGCGACCCGAAGACCCGTGTGGGCAAGGTCGCGCCGTATCTGACGCTCGACAACGACCCGTACCCGAGCGTGGTCGACGGTCGCATCGTGTGGATCGTCGACGGCTTCACCACGAGCGCGACCTACCCGTACTCGAAGACGGTGAGCCTGAAGGACGCCATCGCGGACTCCCGTACGCCGGCATCCGTCGTCTCGTTCGACAACATCAACTACATCCGCAACTCGGTGAAGGCCACGGTCGACGCCTATGACGGCTCGGTCAAGCTGTATGCGTGGGATGCCGAGGACCCGATCCTCAAGGCATGGCAGAAGGTGTACCCCTCGACCGTCGAGCCGATCAGCGAGATGTCGGGCGACCTGATGAGCCACGTCCGCTATCCGACCGACCTCTTCAAGGTGCAGCGCGACGTGCTCGGCGTCTACCACATCGACGATGCGCGCTCCTTCGCTCAGGAGGACAACCGCTGGCAGACGCCGGATGACCCGCGCGCCAAGGACCGCCTGCAGCCGCCGTACTACCTGTCGATGAAGATGCCCGGCCAGGAGGAGCCGCGCTTCTCGATGTTCTCGACCTTCATCCCGGCCTCGGCGCAGGGCGACACCCGCGAGGTGCTGATGGGATATCTCGCCGTCGATTCGGATGCCGGCAACAAGAAGGGCGTGAAGGCCGAAGGCTACGGGAAGATGCGTCTGCTCGAGATCGACACGAACACCACCGTGCCCGGCCCTGGCCAGGTGCAGAACACGTTCGACTCGGATACCGAGATCGCCAACAAGCTGAACGTCCTGACGCTCGGAAAGTCGGATGTGAAGTACGGCAACCTGCTGACGCTGCCGGTCGGTGGAGGCCTGCTGTACGTGCAGCCGATCTTCGTGCAGTCGTCCGAGGGCACCAAGCTGCCGAATCTGCGCAAGGTGCTGGTCGCGTTCGGCGACCGGGTCGCGTTCGAGGACACTCTGACCGAGGCGCTCGATGTGCTCTTCGGCGGTGACGCGGGTGCGTCCGGCGGTGACGGCGATGTCGAGCCGACCGATCCCGAGACGCCGGCCGATCCGGATGCTCCGGCCGATCCGGACGAGGGCGGCACGCCTCCGACCGGCGAGGCCGCGACCGCGCTCGAAGAGGCACGCGCCGCGCTGTCGGCCCGTGAGGCCGCGCTCAAGTCCGGAGACCTGGAGAAGTTCGCCGCAGAGGACAAGAAGCTCACCGCGGCGATCGAGAAGCTGCTCGCTCTCGAAGACGAAGCCGCGAAGGAGTAG
- a CDS encoding amino acid permease yields the protein MTETTGGGLRRGLTARHIQFMALGSAIGTGLFYGSSAAIQTAGPAVLIAYMIGGAVIFLVMRALGEMAVRHPVAGSFGQYASRYVGPFAGFLTGWTYTFEMFVVALADVTAFGVYMGFWFPEVERWVWILAVVFVIAAVNLASVKVFGELEFWFALIKIVAIVAMIAGGIAIIVFGFSNPTGHETGVSNLFAEGGFAPHGLWGLLASLTIVMFAFGGTEVIGITAGEAENPKKILPRAINSVPVRILLFYVLALAVIMMIQPWHTIDGEASPFVSIFSGLGLEGAANVLNLVVITAALSAINADIFAAGRMLHGLAEQGQAPRAFARTTKSGVPFLTVLAMVCALLLGVLLNIWFHDQIFFLIAALATFATVVVWLMILISHARMKAEIRRRNSPPSEFPAPLWPVGSYLAMAVIALVIVLIGVIPDTRAALVVGAVWIVLLTVVYLGFVRGAGRRRMELVDETAAIPVIGEASASGDTHATADDGRDGQKHPDRRR from the coding sequence ATGACAGAGACGACCGGAGGCGGCCTCCGCCGCGGGCTCACCGCCCGGCACATCCAGTTCATGGCTCTCGGGTCCGCGATCGGCACCGGCCTCTTCTACGGTTCGTCGGCGGCCATTCAGACCGCCGGCCCCGCCGTGCTCATCGCCTACATGATCGGCGGCGCGGTGATCTTCCTGGTCATGCGCGCGCTGGGCGAGATGGCGGTGCGGCACCCGGTCGCGGGGTCCTTCGGTCAGTACGCGTCCCGCTACGTCGGACCCTTCGCCGGCTTCCTCACGGGGTGGACGTACACCTTCGAGATGTTCGTGGTGGCGCTCGCCGACGTCACGGCGTTCGGGGTGTACATGGGCTTCTGGTTCCCCGAGGTGGAGCGGTGGGTGTGGATCCTCGCCGTCGTCTTCGTGATCGCCGCGGTGAATCTCGCCAGCGTCAAGGTGTTCGGCGAGCTCGAGTTCTGGTTCGCCCTGATCAAGATCGTCGCCATCGTGGCGATGATCGCCGGAGGAATCGCGATCATCGTCTTCGGCTTCTCGAACCCGACGGGCCACGAGACGGGCGTGTCCAACCTCTTCGCCGAGGGCGGCTTCGCGCCCCACGGCCTGTGGGGTCTGCTCGCGTCGCTCACGATCGTCATGTTCGCGTTCGGGGGCACCGAGGTCATCGGCATCACCGCAGGCGAGGCGGAGAATCCGAAGAAGATCCTGCCGAGGGCGATCAACTCCGTGCCCGTGCGCATCCTGCTGTTCTACGTGCTCGCACTGGCCGTCATCATGATGATCCAGCCGTGGCACACGATCGACGGCGAGGCGAGCCCGTTCGTGTCGATCTTCAGCGGATTGGGCCTCGAAGGCGCGGCCAACGTCCTCAACCTCGTCGTGATCACCGCCGCGCTCTCGGCGATCAACGCCGACATCTTCGCCGCCGGCCGCATGCTGCACGGGCTGGCGGAGCAGGGGCAGGCCCCACGCGCCTTCGCGCGCACCACGAAGTCGGGCGTGCCCTTCCTGACGGTGCTGGCCATGGTGTGCGCACTGCTGCTCGGTGTGCTGCTGAACATCTGGTTCCACGACCAGATCTTCTTCCTCATCGCCGCGCTCGCGACCTTCGCGACCGTCGTGGTGTGGCTGATGATCCTGATCTCGCACGCGAGGATGAAGGCCGAGATCAGACGCCGGAACAGCCCGCCGTCCGAGTTTCCCGCGCCGCTGTGGCCGGTCGGCAGCTATCTCGCGATGGCCGTCATCGCCCTCGTCATCGTACTGATCGGGGTGATCCCCGACACCAGAGCCGCACTCGTGGTCGGCGCCGTGTGGATCGTCCTGCTCACCGTCGTGTACCTCGGATTCGTACGTGGTGCGGGGCGCCGTCGCATGGAGCTCGTCGACGAGACCGCCGCGATACCCGTGATCGGCGAAGCCTCCGCATCCGGAGACACGCACGCCACCGCCGACGACGGTCGAGACGGGCAGAAGCATCCGGATCGACGACGCTGA
- a CDS encoding carbon-nitrogen hydrolase family protein — MSALVAVCQFAPADSSEQNRGRVAELVAQAAARGAGVVVLPEYSNYFVNPMDDTLAANAEGLDGEFVTVLRALAAEHGVVVVAGMVETADAGRVRNTVVAISDAGVQAVYRKQHLYDAFGQRESDWIEPGELGDAAVFDAFGMRFGLMTCYDLRFPEVARTLMDAGSDALIVPAEWVRGPLKEHHWNTLLTARAIENTAYVIAADHPAPIGVGYSQVVDPLGVVVAGVSAGEGVAVASLDPGLVARTRETNPSLRLRRYRVVPR; from the coding sequence ATGTCCGCACTCGTCGCCGTCTGCCAGTTCGCCCCCGCCGACTCGTCAGAGCAGAACCGCGGGCGGGTCGCCGAACTCGTCGCGCAGGCCGCAGCCCGGGGTGCCGGCGTCGTCGTGCTGCCGGAGTACTCGAACTACTTCGTGAACCCGATGGACGACACCCTCGCGGCGAACGCCGAGGGGCTCGACGGCGAGTTCGTCACCGTTCTGCGTGCGCTGGCCGCAGAGCACGGCGTCGTCGTGGTCGCCGGAATGGTCGAGACGGCCGATGCGGGTCGCGTGCGCAACACCGTCGTCGCGATCTCGGATGCCGGTGTGCAGGCGGTGTATCGGAAGCAGCACCTGTACGACGCGTTCGGACAGCGCGAGTCGGACTGGATCGAGCCGGGAGAACTCGGGGACGCCGCCGTCTTCGACGCATTCGGGATGCGATTCGGGCTCATGACCTGCTACGACCTGCGTTTCCCCGAGGTGGCTCGGACGCTGATGGACGCGGGCTCGGATGCCCTGATCGTGCCGGCCGAATGGGTGCGCGGTCCGCTCAAGGAGCATCACTGGAACACCCTGCTCACTGCGCGCGCCATCGAGAACACGGCCTACGTGATCGCCGCAGACCATCCGGCGCCCATCGGGGTGGGCTACTCCCAGGTGGTCGACCCGCTGGGCGTGGTCGTCGCCGGCGTCAGCGCGGGGGAGGGAGTGGCCGTGGCATCCCTGGACCCCGGCCTCGTCGCCCGCACGAGGGAGACGAATCCGTCGCTGCGGCTGCGCCGCTACCGGGTCGTGCCCCGCTGA